TGCAGCGCCGCGAGCATGCCGGTGTCGGCCCGCCAGAAGTCGCGGAAGTAGTAGTGCGCGGAGTGCTCGCCACCGAAGATCGCCCCGGTGCGGGCCATCTCGGCCTTGATGTAGGAGTGGCCGACCCTGGTCCGGACCGGGACGCCGCCGTGCTCGCTCACCAGCTCCGGCACCGCGCGCGACGTGATCAGGTTGTGGATGACTGTGGCGCCCGGCTCCTTGGCGAGCTCGCGCAGCGCGACCATGGCCGTGACGGCCGAGGGCGAGACCGGCGCACCGCGCTCGTCCACCGCGAAGCACCGGTCGGCGTCACCGTCGAAGGCCAGGCCGATGTCCGCGCCCTCGGCCCGGACCCGCTCCTGGAGGTCCACGAGGTTGGCCGGATCCAGCGGGTTGGCCTCGTGGTTGGGGAAGCTGCCGTCGAGCTCGAAGTACATCGGCACCACGTCGACCGGGAGCCCGGCGAGGACGGTCGGCACGGTGTGGCCGCCCATCCCGTTGGCGGCGTCGACGACGACCTTCAGTGACCGGATGGCCGAGAGGTCGACCAGCCCGCGCAGGTAGGCGGCGTAGCCGGCGAGGACGTCCTGGCTGCGGACGGTGCCCGGCGTGCCGTCGTGGTCCGGGACGCCGTCCTCGGCCAGCCGCCGCACCTCTGCCAGGCCCGAGTCGGCACCGACCGGCACGGCACCGGCCCGGCAGAGCTTGATGCCGTTGTAGCGGGCCGGGTTGTGGCTGGCGGTGAACATCGCGCCCGGCAGGTCGAGGTGGCCGCTGGCGAAGTAGAGCTGGTCGGTCGAGGCCAGCCCGATCTCGACGACGTCGGCGCCCTGGGCGGTGGCCCCGTCGGCGAAGGCGGCCACCAGCCCGGGCCAGCTCGGCCGCATGTCGTGGCCGACGACGACCGCGGAGCCGGCCGCGCCGACCACCCGGACGAACGCCGCACCGATCGCCCGCGCCACGCCTTCGTCGAGCTGGTCGGGTACCACGCCGCGGACGTCGTACGCCTTGACGACGTCGGACAGGTCGGCGGTTCGCAGCGGCACGCGGGCGAGCCTAGCGAGGCGGCACGCGGCGGCTCAGGGCGGCGCCGTCCCGGGCGGAACGTCGGGGTTGGTCAGGGCTTGCGCGTCTTGTCCAGCACCCGCTGGACCGGGAGCACGGCGGGGCCGACGGCGGTGCTCTCCTCCCAGGTGCGGTGCTCGCAGCGGTGGCAGGAGGTGAACTGCACCGGTGACCCGTCGGTGAGCGCCATCGCGATCCGGGTGACCCGCTCGCTGCCGCAGGCCTGGCACGCGGCGCCGTCGCGCGCGCCCGGCTGGGTCAGGGATCCGAGGGGCACGTGCTGCGCGGGGGTGGACGACCGAGCCATGGGGACCTGCTCTCCGGTGGAGGTGCTTGCTCGTGCACGGAGGAGGTCGGCAGGTCCGCCGAGATGCTTGAGGATGCGGAGGTTCCCGGGCGTACGTCGCAGAGCGGACATCCGGCGACGCCACCCGGTCAGCCAGTCCGCCGGTCGGCAGGCACGGGGGTCGGTCAGGCGTCGGGGCTGCGCAGCATCCGCAGGTGGCCGCGCCGGCCGGCCTCCACCGGCTCGGGCTCCCGCGGCGGTGCCGGGCGGGCCGCCTCGCGCACCGCGTCGGCCAGCGCCTC
The genomic region above belongs to Actinomycetes bacterium and contains:
- a CDS encoding phosphomannomutase/phosphoglucomutase: MPLRTADLSDVVKAYDVRGVVPDQLDEGVARAIGAAFVRVVGAAGSAVVVGHDMRPSWPGLVAAFADGATAQGADVVEIGLASTDQLYFASGHLDLPGAMFTASHNPARYNGIKLCRAGAVPVGADSGLAEVRRLAEDGVPDHDGTPGTVRSQDVLAGYAAYLRGLVDLSAIRSLKVVVDAANGMGGHTVPTVLAGLPVDVVPMYFELDGSFPNHEANPLDPANLVDLQERVRAEGADIGLAFDGDADRCFAVDERGAPVSPSAVTAMVALRELAKEPGATVIHNLITSRAVPELVSEHGGVPVRTRVGHSYIKAEMARTGAIFGGEHSAHYYFRDFWRADTGMLAALHVLRALGEQERPLSALAAGFERYTASGEVNSEVADAAAATAAVRQRYADLPGVSVDDLDGMTVDTAGWWFNLRPSNTEPLLRLNVEAADEATMSAVRDDVLAVVRGGTPAGPPPATT